Within Calditrichota bacterium, the genomic segment ACCAAAAATATGCCGGCTATTTTGAAAAATTCCCGTTTTTCAGTATCCTCGTGGCTTCTTTTCTCCCGTTACCATTTGATTTTATTCGGATTATGGCCATTACCCAAAAATATTCAAAATGGCGTTTTGCTGCGGCCACATTTCTCGGGCGCATTCCAAGAATCTTTATTATTGCCTATTTGGGAAAACAAATTCCGTTTGCAAAAACGCTTGTCTGGGTTTTGCTTGGCGGAATCGTGTTGTTTGAGGTGGCGCGCCGAAGCATTCTTTATTTTAAACGGCAGCCTGCCTCTGATCAGCTTTGAGGTTTCTGTAAAGACGCGTGACAATCGATTGAAAACAAATTCCATTTCTGAAAAACGGTTTTCTTGAAAAGACAGTTATGTGAGAGTTGATGAAAAAAATCTGTATGCTGAGTACGGTTCACCGAAGCAATGATGTCCGCATTTTCTATAAAGAAGCTGTTTCTCTCTCCCAATCGGGGTTTCAAGTTGTCTTGTTGATTCATGACGATTCCGGAGACCGGGTTGATCGGGGGGTTTATCTAAAAGCGATTGGTCCGTCTCCTAAACGCAAGTCGGATCGATTGCCCAGCTTGTTTAAAATCTACAAAATGGCTTTGGCGGAAAAAGCGGATGCCTACCATTTTCACGACCCGGAGCTTTTGCCCGTCGGATTCTTACTCCGAATGCGCACACGCCGGCCGGTCATTTACGATTCCCACGAAAATTATGCGGCAACCGCTTTTGCAAGAGACTGGATTCCGGACCGCATAAAATCATGGGTTTCTTTTGTCGTAAATAAGGCAGAGGTTTTTATTTCCCGGCGGTTGACAGTGGTGATTACGGTGGTGGAGGATCAGGATGCGCGGTTCAGGCGGTCCCATTGCAAGACCCTGCCGATTTACAACTATCCCATTTTGGCTTTTTTCCCCGACCCGGTAAAACCCTGGGAAGATCGTCCCATTCATGCCGCCTACGTCGGAGGATTATCCATGGCCAGAGGCGTTCGTACTCTCCTCGGTATTGCAAAAAAAATTAAGACGATCATTCCCGATTTTCGGATGCTCTTGATTGGCCCGTTTAGTGATCCCTTTGTTGAAAAAGAGGCGCTTGCGCAAATCCGCCGGAATCAACTGGAAGAAACCATTATTTATGATGGCGTGCTTCCCAGTGAATCCATTGGGCAAAGGCTCCAACAGGTGAAGCTCGGGTTAATCCCTTTTGAGAAGAATCCCAAGTTTGAAAAGATGTTTATTCCGACCAAATTGTTGGAATATATGGCCAGCGGAATGCCCATCATTGCCAGCGATTTTCCGTCGAATCGCTTGTTTATTGAAAAATATTCCCTTGGGAAATTGGTCCCTCCCGGAGATGTGGATGCGTTTGTGGAGGCCATTGTCCATCAGTTAAGGGATCGGGAGGGTTCCATAGAAATCAGCAAGCGGGGTGTTGAAATTGCACGAAAAAGCTATCGGTGGGAAAATGAGGCAGCGAAACTCATCCATTTTTATCAAAACGTGTTGAATTAAAATGTTGGTTCACGACACATCGAAAATCGCAGAGAGTTTTCTGTACCATATCTGGGATGGTGGTCATCTCAAGCAGGAAAACCTTCGCACGACCGATGGCAAGCCGATTGAGATCATTTCCAAAGGCAAATGGAATGTGGATGCCGGGCCTGATTTTCGTGAAGTTATTTTGAAAATCGATGGGCAGTTGCAGCGCGGGGACGTCGAAATTCACACCCAGGAAGCCGATTGGTTTACCCACAAACATCAGATCGACCCCAAATATGAACAGGTTATTCTTCATGCGGTCCTGTGGGAAAGCAAAACCGCAAAACCGGCCAGAACAAAATCGGGCCGAATCATTCCCACGCTGATTCTGGGGAACTTCCTGGATGAGTCTCTGGAGCGTTTGCAGGTTACCATTGAAGGGGAATTGTTTGGCACGAAGCGAATCCCGAATGTTTGTCTGCTGGGGCAGCGGAAGAAGGCGGAAATTGCAGTGGCGCTGGACAAGTGGGGGTTGGAGCGGCTTCGGATTAAAAAAGACCGGTTCAAGGAGGAATTAAATTATTTCAATTATGATCAATTGATTTATCAGGGGATTATGGAAGCGCTGGGGTATTCAAAAAATCAGCGGCAATTCCTGAAGCTGTCCCTGAAAATGCCGGTAGAAATCATCTGGGAAATTGTTCGTACGTACGCCGCGGAAAAACAGGAGCTGGTGGCCCAGTCGCTGTTATTTGGGGCCGCTGGATTTTTACGGGAAGACCGAATGTCTTCGTCTGACTATGTGCGAAAATTACAAAAAATGTGGCAGCGCCTTTCGCAAACATTCGATTTTGAGCCCCTGGCTGCGCATGAATGGCAGTTTTTTCGCTTGCGTCCCACAAACTTTCCCACCCTTCGGATTGCGGCAATGGCGCATCTGGTCGTCGCTTTTCATGACCGGGGGTTTCATGCCCGTCTGTTGGATGTCTTCTTGAATAAAAAAGCATCCCCCGGGAAATTGGCCAGGGACATTCGAAAGTTG encodes:
- a CDS encoding glycosyltransferase family 4 protein is translated as MKKICMLSTVHRSNDVRIFYKEAVSLSQSGFQVVLLIHDDSGDRVDRGVYLKAIGPSPKRKSDRLPSLFKIYKMALAEKADAYHFHDPELLPVGFLLRMRTRRPVIYDSHENYAATAFARDWIPDRIKSWVSFVVNKAEVFISRRLTVVITVVEDQDARFRRSHCKTLPIYNYPILAFFPDPVKPWEDRPIHAAYVGGLSMARGVRTLLGIAKKIKTIIPDFRMLLIGPFSDPFVEKEALAQIRRNQLEETIIYDGVLPSESIGQRLQQVKLGLIPFEKNPKFEKMFIPTKLLEYMASGMPIIASDFPSNRLFIEKYSLGKLVPPGDVDAFVEAIVHQLRDREGSIEISKRGVEIARKSYRWENEAAKLIHFYQNVLN
- a CDS encoding DUF2851 family protein; the protein is MLVHDTSKIAESFLYHIWDGGHLKQENLRTTDGKPIEIISKGKWNVDAGPDFREVILKIDGQLQRGDVEIHTQEADWFTHKHQIDPKYEQVILHAVLWESKTAKPARTKSGRIIPTLILGNFLDESLERLQVTIEGELFGTKRIPNVCLLGQRKKAEIAVALDKWGLERLRIKKDRFKEELNYFNYDQLIYQGIMEALGYSKNQRQFLKLSLKMPVEIIWEIVRTYAAEKQELVAQSLLFGAAGFLREDRMSSSDYVRKLQKMWQRLSQTFDFEPLAAHEWQFFRLRPTNFPTLRIAAMAHLVVAFHDRGFHARLLDVFLNKKASPGKLARDIRKLLVVEARGYWQTHYQLAGEETAHPQFHLKHLIGNGRANEIVVNVIFPLLLAFAEETGDSELAMRIRETYLHSPKLQENKILRQMKEQILSLDKEKVAVVVSAARQQGLIHIFKHFCRSWRCSECIKAVAREINREGSEI